The Oreochromis aureus strain Israel breed Guangdong linkage group 7, ZZ_aureus, whole genome shotgun sequence region GAGCTCAGACTTTCTCCGCTCAGGTGAGCCTCGCAGACAGAGATGCGCGTTATGGAGCGCACTTTCCGGGAGCAGCTCTTCTTTCTGGTGTTGTGCCTGTCCGTCCTCAAGGGAGACTCCAGGTATATTGAGGTAAGTGTCCGGACAGATACAGAAACTTCTTAGAAGATTCAAAGGTACAAACGAGACGCGCCAAACTTCTCTCCCATTCTCTGTAGAACAACGAAATCACAAAAGAtgaattatattcatttttcaacTCGGAACTCAAGAGAGAAATACCCGAAGAGTTGATGTATCGCCGACCTTTACGTAAGTCACGTGACATCTAtctataatattttaaataaacatataaTTGATGGTTtatgctggggttttttttgttgttttttttttttttattaaatttttgcAACTTATGCATTTGGAGGGCAGATAAAAGGGGAGGTAGCGTTTGTGTATATTTTTGGTAAATTAAacttgttttctgtctcttaaTTTTGGTTTTACCAAAATTGCTCTGGATAAACACCTAAGTATAAAGAATAGGCTAAAAGAGTTGAAATGTAGAGAATGAATGAAAAGGCAGCAGAAAAagatatttatattaaaaactgataataaatataataaatagtaTTTAGAGTAGATcaatctgtcttcatttatttatatttttcatatttggtTGGCAAAGTTTTCAAATTCCTTTCTGGAATGCTTTTCAGGTTGTCTGGACATGGTTGCAGTGGAGGGCCAGTTCACCTTCACAGCAGAGCGCCCTCAGCTCAGCTGTGCCGCTTTCTTTATGGCAGAGCCCAATGAAGTGATCAGTGTGGATTATGACAGCGTTGACATTGACTGCATAGGAGGAGACTTCATCACTGTAAGCTAACAGCGCTTCTCGTGAAACACCTTTCCTCTCCTCTTATATTGAGTAAAATATCACAAGGTGGGGAGATGCATTTGGTCCCGTTGAGCTTTAAGGGCttgaaactttattttattgcatgatTTTTGTATAATTACAGGTAATGACATAagacttttttgtgcttttgtgatAAAGCTTTTGCTCTGTGTTTCCTTGTCACTAAACACTGGAGTCTGTTATCTTGGTTCCTAATTAGACAAAATGCTCTTTAAACATAAAGTAATTGGGCACAAACCTGCTTCCTTTAGGTGAGCTACCTGAAAATCACTTCCCCAATGATTGCATACTGATGCTCTCTCCATTCTAAACAGATGCTGATGGTTTCAGCCTAAAGAGTTTAATATTCTTTCCCATCATTAGTAAAAACATCAAGAAATAATTTGTGATTGAATATAAAATTCTACTTAAAGCTTCTGTCTTTTAATATATATCCCATCAAGGTGTTCGACGGCTGGGTGATGAAAGGGGAAAAGTTCCCCAGCACCCACGATCACCCACTGCCTTTGTTCGAGCGCTATGTGGATTACTGTGACTCTGGATCGCTGAGGAAAAGCGTGCGCTCTTCTCAGAACGTGGCCATGGTCTTCTTCCGCATTCACAGTGCCGGCAGCAGCTTCACCCTGACAGTCAGGAAACACACCAACCCCTTTCGTATGTAGACGATCATTTT contains the following coding sequences:
- the LOC116315922 gene encoding corticotropin-releasing factor-binding protein; protein product: MRVMERTFREQLFFLVLCLSVLKGDSRYIENNEITKDELYSFFNSELKREIPEELMYRRPLRCLDMVAVEGQFTFTAERPQLSCAAFFMAEPNEVISVDYDSVDIDCIGGDFITVFDGWVMKGEKFPSTHDHPLPLFERYVDYCDSGSLRKSVRSSQNVAMVFFRIHSAGSSFTLTVRKHTNPFPCNVMSQSPEGSYTMVIPQQHRNCSFSIIYPVEISISEFSLGHYNHLPKRSMPGCAESGDFVQLLGGNGIDTSKLLPITDLCIAFTGPTHMKIGCDNTVVRMVSSGKFVNRVSFSYRLLDSQELQTIKLNNVEDFCFNN